The genomic stretch GCCTCGCCGTCATAGGCAAAATCCTCGAACACCCGCGCGCAGATCGTCCTGGCGATGGCATAGACGCTGCTGTCGGCGGCCGCATGGCTCCGCCCATAGGCGCCGATCTTCCGGTCGAGCGGAATGCGGGGGCTCGGGCCGATGAAATGGTGCGGCGAATCCCGGCCGAGATCGAGCACGCGGTCATATTCGCCCTTTAGTTCGGCAAGCGTTGTGGCGAATTCCAGCATGGTGCGCGGGGCGTCGATGCTGACCCGGGCCTTCATCATGATGGCGAAACGCTGATGCGGCTGGTTGACCAGCGTCGCGATCGCCGGATGGCCGAAGAAATCGATGAAGCCGCGTTCCTCGTCGGGCTCCGGGTCGAACTTCACATGGCCGGCGATCAGCCGCTGACGCCCGGCGATCGAGAGCGGCATCACGCGGGTGATGTGGCGGGCGAGCGAGGCCGGCGTGTCGTAGCGGTATTCCATCTTGAGGGAGAGGTCGTAAAGCATCGTCCCTCACAGATAGTTTCGGGCAAGACAGTCGGACAGCGCCTCGAAATCGCGCTCCAGCGTCAGGTAGTAATCCGTCGAAACCGTGTCGGCGGTCATTACCGCGAGGCCCGCCTGCACCCGCATCGTCTCGCGATGCAGCGGCGACATCTGCGTCGGGTAGCCGTGATCGGGCAGTTTCTCGACTTCGGCGAGGATCTGGTTCAGCTGGAACAGGACCGAGCGCGGGTTGAGCGGGTCGAGCGCCAGAAGGTCGGTGATCGTCAGGTGATCCGTATAGACATTGTAGTGGCGCCGGTGGGTCATCACGTTGTCGCCGATCTCGAGCAGCATGTCGAGCGCGCCGTCCGGCGCGTCCGCGCCGGAAAGCTCGCCCAGAAGCCGGGTCATGTGCAGGCCGCGCTCCAGATAGCGGCCGATCGAGAGAAAACGCCAGCCGGTCGATCGGTACATGTTTTCGTGCACAAGACCGGCAAAGCCCGCCAGCTTGCGCAACAGCACCGTCACGGCATGGGCGGCGTCATCGCCGGGCTTGACCCGGTCGACGAAGCGGCGCGTGGTCTTCGAAAGGTCGTTCAGCGCCAGCCAGCCATCGGGAGAGAAACGGTCGCGGATATTGCCGGCCGAATAGACGGCGCTGTCGATGTCGCGCAGGAGGCTCGGCGGCAGGGCGGCCTCGGAAAGGTCGAGGCCGATCTGGTCGAGATAGGCTTCCACCCGCGTCAGAAGCGCCTGTCCGCGATCGTCCACCTCGGCAAAGCGGCCGTGCCAGGCGCGCAGGATACGCAGATTGCCCTCTGCGCGTTCGATGTAGCGGCCGAGCCAGAAAAGGTTGTCGGCGGCCCGGCTCGGCAGGTTTGCCGGCTTGTTGCGCGGAATGCGGCTCTCGCGCGTCAGAAGCGTTGGCCGCCCGACCGGCGTCTGGCTCACGACCCAGACATCGGCAGCCCTGCCGCCGGATTGCATGGCGATCGCGGCGACGTCATCGGACGAGCCGATGCGGGCGAAACCGCCCGGCATCAGCCTCCAGCCATCATTTGTGCGGGCGGCGAAGACGCGCAGCGAGAAGGGGTGCGGCGCAAGCTTGCCGTCGACGAAGGCGGGCGCGGTCGACAGTTTGACCGCTTCCTGGCCGACAAGCCAGGGGCCGCGCCTGTCAAGCCAGCGGGCAACCGCGCCGGGTTTGCGCGCGCGCAACCGCTCGCCGGTAAAAGACTGCCCGGAATCGTCGAAGAACGGCATGCGCGAATAGGCCGGTCCGATGAGCATCTGGTCGAGGTTCTCGGCCACATGGCGGCGCTCGTTCTCCTGCCCGCACCACCAGGTGGCGACGGACGGGATCTTCAGTTCCTCGTTCAGAAGGCGACGCGACAGCGCCGGCAGGAAGGCGAGCAGAGCGCGCGTCT from Martelella sp. AD-3 encodes the following:
- a CDS encoding transglutaminase family protein, which gives rise to MLYDLSLKMEYRYDTPASLARHITRVMPLSIAGRQRLIAGHVKFDPEPDEERGFIDFFGHPAIATLVNQPHQRFAIMMKARVSIDAPRTMLEFATTLAELKGEYDRVLDLGRDSPHHFIGPSPRIPLDRKIGAYGRSHAAADSSVYAIARTICARVFEDFAYDGEATTVDSTPAEAFALRRGVCQDFSHVMISALRMIGIPAGYVSGYLRTTPPPGRPRLEGADAMHAWVRVWCGNATGWVEFDPTNNMEAGADHIVVGYGRDYGDVAPVLGMMKTYGEHQATQAVDVIPVQQPQAAS
- a CDS encoding circularly permuted type 2 ATP-grasp protein, translated to MADEDHEAEPAIAWNARDYVPLPGVPDEMVDAAGKVRAVWQPFVNALSGMTASELSERFARADRYLRDAGVFYRAYDGQDDTRAWPFSHIPVIIDDDEWQELADGLKQRADLLEAMMADFYGENRLVAEGFIPPALVASNTEFLRPLVGIDPPGGHYLHFISFEVGRGPDGKWWVLADRAQAPSGAGFALENRVAASRAFSGIYGDMHVRRVAGFFGAFRDALQGDPAGNEGRIGVLTPGPANETYYEHAYIARYLGISLLEGEDLIVVNDRVMVRTVAGPMPVSVLWRRLDAGFTDPLELNPNSRIGTPGLVGAIRAGNLTMVNALGSGMVETRALLAFLPALSRRLLNEELKIPSVATWWCGQENERRHVAENLDQMLIGPAYSRMPFFDDSGQSFTGERLRARKPGAVARWLDRRGPWLVGQEAVKLSTAPAFVDGKLAPHPFSLRVFAARTNDGWRLMPGGFARIGSSDDVAAIAMQSGGRAADVWVVSQTPVGRPTLLTRESRIPRNKPANLPSRAADNLFWLGRYIERAEGNLRILRAWHGRFAEVDDRGQALLTRVEAYLDQIGLDLSEAALPPSLLRDIDSAVYSAGNIRDRFSPDGWLALNDLSKTTRRFVDRVKPGDDAAHAVTVLLRKLAGFAGLVHENMYRSTGWRFLSIGRYLERGLHMTRLLGELSGADAPDGALDMLLEIGDNVMTHRRHYNVYTDHLTITDLLALDPLNPRSVLFQLNQILAEVEKLPDHGYPTQMSPLHRETMRVQAGLAVMTADTVSTDYYLTLERDFEALSDCLARNYL